The following are encoded together in the Thalassolituus oleivorans MIL-1 genome:
- a CDS encoding sulfurtransferase — protein MPTSSSHTLPLLLEPEDLAELLPLDGVLIIDQCKAETFLEHHIPGAVHLDFKRLQLGIAPTPGALPSNADLSAVFSELGLTPDTHVVCSDDEGGGWAGRLIWVLDSIGHKQYSYLNGGIVAWLDAGLPTESGASIPTASEYVVDYIDQSVSITKEQIKAALGSSKFAIWDARSPAEYSGEKAISPRGGHIPTAVNYEWTLGMDKSRALRIKELNTFKTQLAEMGLDKNKTIATHCQTHHRSGFTYLVGKILGLTMRAYAGSWAEWGSDTTTPVTTGKKP, from the coding sequence ATGCCGACATCGTCCTCTCATACCTTGCCATTATTATTAGAGCCCGAAGATCTAGCGGAATTACTGCCGCTAGATGGCGTGTTGATTATTGACCAATGCAAAGCGGAGACTTTTTTAGAGCACCACATTCCGGGCGCCGTTCATCTCGACTTCAAACGCTTGCAATTAGGAATAGCACCCACGCCCGGCGCACTGCCATCAAACGCCGATTTAAGCGCGGTATTCAGTGAACTAGGCCTAACGCCAGACACTCACGTGGTATGCAGCGATGATGAAGGTGGCGGTTGGGCAGGCCGTTTAATTTGGGTGTTAGATAGCATTGGCCATAAACAATACTCCTATTTAAACGGCGGTATTGTTGCTTGGTTGGATGCAGGATTACCGACCGAGTCAGGTGCCAGCATACCAACAGCATCTGAATATGTGGTTGATTATATTGACCAGAGCGTATCCATTACCAAAGAACAAATAAAAGCCGCTTTAGGCTCATCTAAGTTTGCCATCTGGGATGCACGTTCACCGGCAGAATACTCGGGCGAAAAAGCAATTTCGCCGCGCGGCGGACATATTCCTACCGCCGTTAATTACGAATGGACCTTGGGTATGGATAAATCCCGCGCACTTCGTATTAAAGAGCTAAACACATTTAAAACGCAGTTGGCTGAAATGGGATTGGATAAAAACAAGACTATTGCCACTCACTGCCAAACGCATCACCGCTCCGGCTTTACCTATTTAGTCGGAAAAATTTTAGGTCTCACCATGCGCGCTTATGCTGGCTCATGGGCTGAATGGGGAAGTGACACCACGACTCCCGTGACCACTGGCAAAAAGCCATAA
- the asd gene encoding archaetidylserine decarboxylase (Phosphatidylserine decarboxylase is synthesized as a single chain precursor. Generation of the pyruvoyl active site from a Ser is coupled to cleavage of a Gly-Ser bond between the larger (beta) and smaller (alpha chains). It is an integral membrane protein.) yields the protein MNTDKLFIATQHLLPQHLLSRCVGWLAGCEVSWIKNPLIRAFIKQYDVNMAEAKRQTAEEFSCFNDFFTRELLPDARTVALEDNVITSPADGAVSQLGPIKGGRVFQAKGQDYSLVELLGGDEERAQPFQEGEFATIYLSPKDYHRVHMPITGTLREMIYVPGDLFSVNQTTAENVPRLFARNERVVAIFDTARGPMAMVLVGAMIVAAIETVWHGLVTPPKREKRVARYGIPENITIEKGDEMGRFLLGSTVILCFPKDTMHWLENQTAGAPLRMGEAIAMTME from the coding sequence GTGAATACCGACAAATTATTTATCGCTACCCAACATTTACTACCACAGCATTTACTTTCTCGCTGTGTCGGCTGGCTTGCTGGTTGCGAAGTAAGCTGGATTAAAAACCCATTAATTCGCGCATTCATTAAACAGTACGACGTCAATATGGCTGAAGCAAAACGCCAGACAGCGGAAGAGTTTAGCTGTTTTAACGATTTTTTTACTCGTGAGTTATTACCCGACGCACGTACCGTTGCGCTAGAAGACAATGTCATCACCTCTCCTGCCGATGGTGCTGTATCTCAATTAGGCCCAATTAAAGGCGGACGGGTATTTCAAGCTAAAGGCCAAGATTACTCGCTAGTAGAATTGCTGGGGGGCGATGAAGAACGCGCACAGCCCTTTCAAGAAGGTGAATTCGCAACCATTTACCTATCGCCAAAAGATTACCACCGCGTGCATATGCCGATCACAGGCACACTACGTGAAATGATTTATGTACCGGGTGATTTATTCTCGGTAAACCAAACAACGGCTGAAAACGTACCACGCTTATTTGCTCGCAATGAACGCGTAGTCGCGATTTTTGATACCGCTCGTGGCCCTATGGCGATGGTATTGGTCGGCGCTATGATTGTGGCAGCCATTGAAACCGTGTGGCACGGCTTAGTAACTCCGCCAAAACGGGAAAAACGTGTGGCTCGTTATGGTATTCCTGAAAACATCACCATTGAAAAAGGTGATGAAATGGGACGCTTCTTATTGGGGTCAACCGTGATTTTATGCTTCCCGAAAGACACTATGCATTGGTTGGAAAATCAGACCGCGGGGGCTCCGCTACGCATGGGTGAAGCCATCGCGATGACGATGGAGTAA
- a CDS encoding LysR substrate-binding domain-containing protein, giving the protein MIRQLGTNKLPTLNLLRTFEAAGKHLSFKLAAEELCVTPSAVSQQIQLLESQLGVALFERKNRLLLFTSAGAEYWKNVNQQLNNLRDATTQLRQQHGVQRLTVSVMPPVAHQVVFPNLNDFKQQHPDLELHIETGLSYADLQQGTADIAIRYGIPPWHELEHEKLLDVCIQVVCPPGFTQRYQLTQNSKNICDVPRVEMTGRPKSWERWFEQSGSQNDENNSFTGAVFYVDDYPAAIQAAESLGAALALSPIENNLIKSGRLEAPYPPIGPLEEAIYAVYSPARKFDPIVRSFIDWLKVKLAQL; this is encoded by the coding sequence GTGATTCGGCAGTTAGGCACAAACAAACTGCCAACATTGAACCTGCTGCGCACGTTTGAAGCAGCAGGAAAACATCTGAGTTTCAAACTTGCAGCTGAAGAATTGTGCGTTACACCATCAGCGGTTAGCCAACAAATTCAGTTACTAGAATCTCAATTAGGTGTAGCGTTATTCGAACGTAAAAATAGATTACTATTATTTACCTCAGCGGGTGCAGAATATTGGAAAAACGTTAATCAACAATTGAATAACTTGCGAGATGCAACCACACAATTACGCCAGCAACACGGAGTGCAGAGGCTAACCGTTAGCGTCATGCCCCCAGTTGCACATCAGGTCGTTTTTCCCAATTTAAATGATTTCAAACAACAGCACCCAGACTTAGAACTTCATATCGAAACGGGATTAAGCTATGCCGATTTACAACAAGGTACTGCGGATATCGCTATACGCTATGGCATCCCACCATGGCATGAACTTGAACATGAAAAATTACTCGATGTTTGTATACAAGTAGTGTGTCCTCCCGGATTTACCCAACGCTATCAATTAACACAAAATTCCAAAAATATTTGCGATGTTCCACGCGTAGAAATGACTGGCCGCCCAAAAAGTTGGGAGCGCTGGTTCGAACAGTCTGGTAGCCAGAACGATGAGAATAATAGTTTTACTGGCGCTGTATTTTACGTTGATGATTATCCTGCTGCAATTCAAGCGGCCGAATCACTCGGTGCCGCTTTAGCACTCTCCCCCATAGAAAACAACCTTATTAAATCTGGACGTTTAGAGGCGCCCTATCCACCGATAGGACCTTTAGAGGAGGCCATCTACGCGGTGTATTCTCCAGCAAGGAAATTTGACCCAATCGTTCGAAGCTTTATTGACTGGCTGAAGGTGAAACTGGCCCAACTCTAG
- a CDS encoding GMC oxidoreductase, whose translation MKLSYDTIIIGSGFGGSVAASTLSSAGQNVLLIERGPWRDSAAVRAAGIQNASSLPKGYSSYLDLLHRVGYSKIKGTGKRLNRHGLFDIHFGSEMTVVCSNGVGGGSHVYSAMNTRPANNQYWNHRSNELSATSMEEHYQWMISTMSAKEPNIDDKIPNFTGERFASSPHFIANDKTGQPAMSVSMNGDAENYRDNSFFGSENGAKATLDRILLIPAKAQGLEIAALHECLSIWKTHEGYRLEVMDHNAKRIRQFSAKRVILAAGTLNTLRLLFRSRALGGLTGLKNLGHGFGGNGDVPGYWAVNEAGADFTQGIPCHGRFALRDSKGDIEILPDLLPVDLTSYGLNGIGNLPMPSFLRRRLKQDLVVVGMGSDNADGVVEWHNGKLSIHYIRQNNPILKSICRHFDEIARRSQRPIYYTERHPLTVHPLGGARLSATPDEGVINGNGEVWDSPGLFIADASALPAAPGTPPSMTISAWSRHVALKILTQQNNNSGINR comes from the coding sequence ATGAAACTGAGCTACGACACCATAATTATTGGTAGTGGTTTCGGCGGCTCTGTTGCCGCGAGTACACTATCGAGTGCTGGACAAAATGTTCTGTTAATTGAGCGCGGTCCTTGGCGCGATAGCGCGGCTGTCCGCGCTGCTGGAATACAAAACGCTAGCTCTCTACCTAAAGGATATTCTTCTTATTTAGATCTATTACATCGCGTTGGCTATTCAAAAATCAAGGGGACAGGAAAACGGTTAAACCGCCATGGTCTGTTTGATATTCATTTCGGCAGCGAAATGACCGTCGTTTGCTCGAATGGCGTTGGCGGCGGCAGTCATGTCTATAGTGCAATGAATACTCGCCCAGCTAACAATCAATATTGGAATCACCGCAGTAACGAATTGTCCGCCACCAGCATGGAAGAACATTATCAATGGATGATTTCAACCATGAGCGCAAAAGAACCTAACATCGACGATAAAATACCTAATTTTACCGGCGAGCGTTTTGCTTCGTCACCACACTTCATCGCTAACGATAAAACCGGTCAGCCTGCGATGTCGGTATCCATGAATGGCGATGCCGAAAATTATCGTGATAATAGTTTTTTCGGCAGTGAGAATGGAGCGAAAGCAACACTTGATCGAATCCTGTTGATTCCTGCAAAGGCACAAGGATTGGAGATAGCGGCATTACATGAATGTTTAAGCATTTGGAAAACTCATGAAGGCTATCGTTTAGAGGTGATGGATCACAATGCTAAACGTATCCGACAATTCAGTGCTAAGCGCGTCATATTAGCCGCAGGAACATTGAATACCTTACGATTATTATTTCGTAGTCGCGCACTAGGCGGCCTAACAGGGCTCAAGAACCTTGGTCATGGCTTTGGTGGCAATGGTGATGTACCTGGGTATTGGGCAGTCAATGAAGCCGGAGCTGATTTCACCCAAGGCATCCCCTGCCATGGTCGTTTTGCATTACGCGATAGCAAAGGTGATATAGAAATATTACCCGATTTATTACCAGTCGACCTGACGAGCTATGGATTAAATGGTATCGGCAATTTACCGATGCCCAGCTTTTTACGTCGACGTTTAAAACAAGACTTAGTTGTCGTTGGCATGGGTTCTGACAATGCCGATGGCGTTGTCGAGTGGCATAACGGCAAACTAAGCATTCATTACATACGGCAAAATAATCCAATATTAAAAAGTATCTGCCGCCATTTTGACGAAATAGCGCGCCGCAGTCAGCGACCCATTTATTATACCGAACGCCATCCACTAACTGTCCATCCACTCGGTGGTGCACGTTTATCAGCCACACCAGATGAGGGCGTTATTAATGGCAATGGTGAGGTTTGGGATAGCCCTGGTTTATTTATTGCCGATGCGAGTGCCTTGCCAGCAGCTCCTGGGACTCCACCATCAATGACAATTTCTGCATGGTCACGTCACGTAGCGCTAAAAATATTAACACAGCAAAATAACAACTCAGGAATCAATAGATGA
- a CDS encoding carboxymuconolactone decarboxylase family protein, with translation MKPIFRKRVFTLGQFLNMLFQAIIRLPILVAALIKPKTSPQLREQVMLACTSVNDCRYCAWAHTHLALKNGVDIEAMNALLASSDNPLGGEQEGIAILFAQHFAEFKGRPSGDAVARLQSVYSKAQVKEIYAYLYAIYFANLSGNTFDALLARLRGQKVENSYIFTEVISSALSWPILVFIMWRSKNDRRIGLGSL, from the coding sequence ATGAAACCCATTTTCCGTAAGCGCGTATTTACGCTAGGTCAGTTCCTAAATATGCTATTCCAAGCGATTATACGACTGCCTATTCTTGTGGCAGCTTTAATTAAACCAAAGACTTCTCCCCAGTTACGAGAACAGGTCATGCTAGCCTGTACATCGGTAAATGATTGTCGTTATTGCGCATGGGCACACACGCACTTGGCACTTAAAAATGGTGTCGATATTGAAGCAATGAATGCCTTACTAGCATCCTCAGACAACCCATTGGGCGGCGAACAAGAAGGAATCGCTATATTATTTGCACAGCATTTCGCGGAATTCAAAGGACGCCCATCAGGCGATGCAGTAGCACGTTTGCAGTCCGTATACTCTAAGGCACAAGTAAAAGAAATATACGCTTATTTGTACGCTATTTACTTTGCCAATCTGAGCGGCAACACCTTTGACGCTTTACTGGCACGATTGCGCGGACAGAAAGTAGAAAACAGTTACATTTTCACTGAAGTTATTAGCTCTGCTTTAAGCTGGCCTATATTAGTATTTATTATGTGGCGATCAAAAAATGATCGTCGTATTGGTTTAGGCTCATTATAA
- the epmA gene encoding EF-P lysine aminoacylase EpmA codes for MTLWQPSASRTALLARQSLYQTIRRYFAEQGVLEVDTPILGQAPVSDPNIDVMSIDLVHTDTRRYLHTSPEYAMKRLLCAGSGDIYQICKVFRAGEAGQRHNPEFTMLEWYRLGWSLSQLMDEVATIVHQSLETRWPRLPVLHFSYAEAMQRFVDIDVHRATDSELAVIGTTLAGQDLGLSRDGWLDIIMSHQVEPALPSDTLVFINDFPASQAALAQVTTNVDGIPVAQRFELFFNGTELANGYFELTDPAEQRQRFQQERERGTLDLERPLDENLLAALASGLPSCVGVAMGLDRLLMHQQQASAIAEVLSFDWTRA; via the coding sequence ATGACGCTCTGGCAGCCATCCGCTTCGCGTACAGCGCTGTTAGCGCGTCAGTCACTCTACCAGACGATTCGTCGATATTTTGCCGAACAAGGCGTCTTAGAAGTTGATACGCCGATTTTAGGTCAGGCGCCTGTGTCAGATCCTAATATCGATGTGATGAGTATTGATCTTGTTCATACGGATACTCGGCGGTATCTACATACATCTCCAGAATACGCGATGAAACGCCTGTTATGTGCGGGCAGCGGCGATATTTATCAAATCTGTAAAGTGTTCCGTGCCGGAGAGGCAGGGCAGCGACATAATCCTGAATTTACTATGCTGGAATGGTATCGCCTTGGTTGGAGTCTTTCGCAGCTAATGGATGAGGTCGCTACGATTGTGCATCAATCTCTAGAAACTCGTTGGCCAAGGCTCCCGGTATTACACTTCAGTTATGCGGAAGCCATGCAACGCTTTGTTGATATTGATGTACATAGAGCAACCGACAGTGAGCTTGCTGTTATCGGCACGACTCTGGCGGGGCAGGATTTAGGACTAAGCCGCGATGGTTGGTTAGATATCATCATGAGTCATCAGGTTGAGCCTGCTTTGCCGTCGGATACACTCGTGTTTATTAACGATTTCCCAGCATCTCAAGCCGCCTTGGCGCAGGTAACGACAAATGTCGATGGCATCCCTGTGGCACAACGCTTCGAGCTATTCTTCAACGGCACGGAATTGGCTAATGGCTATTTTGAACTCACAGATCCTGCCGAGCAGCGCCAGCGTTTTCAGCAAGAGCGGGAGCGCGGCACGCTCGATTTGGAACGACCGTTAGACGAAAACCTATTAGCCGCTTTGGCCTCGGGTTTGCCTAGTTGTGTTGGTGTCGCAATGGGATTAGATCGCCTACTGATGCATCAACAGCAGGCGAGTGCAATTGCAGAAGTCCTGAGTTTTGATTGGACGCGCGCTTAA
- the efp gene encoding elongation factor P yields MANYSTNEFKSGLKVMLDNEPCSIIENDYVKPGKGQAFNRVKLRNLRTGRTIDKTFKSGDSLEGADVIELDMEYLYNDGEFWHFMATDGSFEQHGASAEAVGDTVKWLKEQEKYVVVLYNGAILTVAPPNFIELEVTETDPGVKGDTVQGVYKPATLSTGAVVKVPLFINIGEMLRIDTRSGEYVSRA; encoded by the coding sequence ATGGCAAATTATTCTACCAACGAATTCAAATCAGGTCTTAAAGTCATGCTAGACAATGAGCCCTGTTCGATTATCGAGAACGATTATGTGAAGCCAGGTAAGGGACAGGCCTTCAATCGCGTGAAGTTACGCAACTTACGCACTGGCCGTACCATTGATAAGACGTTCAAGTCGGGTGATTCGTTGGAAGGCGCGGATGTTATCGAGTTGGATATGGAATATCTCTATAACGATGGCGAGTTCTGGCACTTTATGGCAACTGATGGCTCGTTCGAGCAGCACGGCGCATCTGCCGAAGCTGTTGGTGACACGGTTAAGTGGTTGAAAGAACAAGAGAAATACGTGGTTGTGTTATACAACGGTGCGATTTTGACTGTTGCTCCACCAAACTTTATTGAGCTAGAAGTAACGGAAACCGATCCGGGTGTTAAAGGCGATACAGTGCAAGGTGTTTATAAGCCCGCAACGCTGTCAACCGGAGCTGTGGTTAAAGTGCCCTTGTTTATCAATATTGGTGAGATGCTGCGCATTGATACTCGTTCTGGCGAATACGTAAGCCGCGCTTAA
- the epmB gene encoding EF-P beta-lysylation protein EpmB encodes MRIITRTDASIEPEDWRRILSSSIRDLNELLERLNLSPEDLPAQQRAALDFPILVPEPFLQQMTIGDPNDPLLLQVLPRAAETELVNGYITDPLAEKHANVNRGIIHKYHGRVLLLAASGCAVNCRYCFRRHFAYEDNRISREEWKEALDYVRQNKSITEVILSGGDPLMLRDSALFELIVEIENIPHVKRLRIHSRLPVVIPQRLTAELIRRLGDSRLSTSVVMHINHPSELSELHRDRFKELRLAGVLILNQAVLLRNINDKLIVLSDLSELLFEFNVVPYYLHLLDPVKGAHHFDVPEHEAQQLYRELLARLPGYLVPKLVRELSGKANKSPICPP; translated from the coding sequence GTGCGTATCATAACGCGAACTGACGCTTCAATCGAACCGGAGGACTGGCGCCGAATACTATCGAGTTCGATTCGAGATCTAAATGAGCTACTAGAACGCCTAAATCTCAGTCCTGAAGACCTGCCAGCGCAGCAACGAGCAGCCCTCGACTTTCCGATCTTAGTGCCCGAGCCTTTTCTTCAGCAAATGACGATTGGCGATCCTAATGATCCCCTCCTGCTACAAGTGCTACCACGCGCAGCAGAAACTGAACTCGTTAATGGGTACATCACCGACCCGCTGGCGGAAAAACACGCCAACGTGAATCGCGGCATCATTCACAAGTATCATGGCCGCGTGCTTCTTCTCGCAGCCTCTGGCTGTGCGGTCAACTGTCGTTATTGTTTTCGTCGCCATTTCGCCTACGAAGATAATCGTATTAGCCGCGAAGAATGGAAAGAAGCACTAGACTATGTGCGACAAAACAAAAGCATTACCGAAGTTATTTTAAGTGGCGGGGATCCGCTAATGCTACGAGATTCAGCGTTATTCGAATTAATTGTCGAAATAGAAAATATTCCTCACGTAAAACGCCTGCGCATTCATTCTCGTCTACCAGTTGTTATCCCTCAGCGCTTAACGGCAGAATTGATAAGGCGTTTAGGTGATTCTCGATTAAGCACCTCAGTAGTAATGCATATCAATCACCCAAGTGAGCTGTCTGAATTACATCGCGATCGGTTCAAAGAATTACGACTTGCAGGCGTACTGATTCTCAATCAAGCCGTTTTACTACGAAATATTAACGATAAACTCATAGTTCTTTCTGATTTAAGTGAGCTACTGTTTGAATTTAATGTCGTACCTTATTACCTTCACTTGCTTGACCCAGTAAAAGGGGCGCACCATTTTGACGTTCCAGAGCATGAAGCTCAGCAGTTATATCGAGAACTGCTAGCACGACTGCCCGGATATTTGGTACCCAAGCTAGTCAGAGAGTTATCCGGAAAGGCCAACAAGTCACCAATATGTCCGCCATAA
- a CDS encoding EAL domain-containing protein: MALSRDTLHLLLLTNTQNDAESLVSLIRNSGSATRAQSITSLADFAGMIQEKNWDIVVAEPSACGITYEELLTQIQRLNKDLPLILIPRDADPMQLETALQRGAAAVVPFEESNIIMLTIQRELNNLMCRRDLRILQVRLRETEKRCRNLLESSKDAIAYVYDGMHVYANTAYLELFGYDSVEELEGMPIMDMVAGNEQKTFKSFLKSYQTDPLNNSELHTTGIDPNGLEFPMGMTFSAAMYADEMCTQVLIQQEEKHEVLEAEIDELRIRDIMTGLYNKPHFADRLASVIDRAVMLNESSALLYINVDGFGRVKRDIGIQHSDDVVCAVANCLKEYMTDDDVVARIGEDVFGWLTPISNPEAAQKLSQELCHAIAERLIEVDNRTVQVTTSIGITLINSNSPSPEDALQQAHVAADAVRQQAGHEHGNGVSLFMLREDVTPAGPPQLEQQLASALKANHLRLLFQPLISLRGEDLEHYEALLRLPTNSGEDISAGEFLNTPHISDELKRKIDRWVIIHTTKLLSEHHRKGHKTRVFINISAASLRDDTLANWIVVAMKAAGLASGSVIFQFNEDDAGQHLAQAKRFAYGVRRHGMLTAISRFGCALVPMQTLEHIDVDYVKVDGSFTQELAQNSGAQKQLKALLADIHSAGKISIVPLVESAASVSSIWQMGVHFIQGYYVQGPQAGMTYDFSDEASTAE; the protein is encoded by the coding sequence ATGGCACTAAGTCGCGACACACTGCATTTGTTGCTACTAACCAACACGCAAAATGATGCTGAAAGTTTGGTTAGTTTGATCCGCAACAGCGGCAGTGCCACCCGTGCTCAAAGCATTACCTCTCTCGCTGATTTTGCTGGAATGATTCAGGAAAAAAACTGGGATATCGTTGTCGCAGAGCCAAGTGCTTGCGGTATCACCTATGAAGAATTATTGACCCAGATTCAGCGCCTGAACAAAGATCTACCGCTCATTTTGATTCCTCGTGATGCCGATCCGATGCAATTAGAAACAGCCTTACAACGCGGTGCAGCGGCGGTCGTGCCGTTTGAAGAAAGTAATATCATCATGCTCACGATTCAACGCGAGCTTAATAATTTGATGTGTCGTCGCGACTTACGCATCCTTCAGGTGCGCTTACGCGAAACAGAAAAACGCTGCAGAAACCTGCTCGAAAGTTCGAAAGATGCCATCGCCTATGTGTACGACGGCATGCATGTCTACGCTAACACAGCCTATCTAGAGTTATTTGGCTATGACTCTGTCGAAGAGCTGGAAGGCATGCCCATTATGGACATGGTTGCAGGCAATGAACAAAAGACCTTCAAAAGCTTCTTAAAAAGTTATCAGACCGATCCGCTAAACAACAGCGAGCTACACACTACTGGTATTGACCCTAACGGGCTAGAGTTCCCTATGGGAATGACATTCAGTGCGGCAATGTATGCCGACGAAATGTGCACTCAGGTCCTTATTCAACAAGAAGAAAAACACGAAGTACTCGAAGCAGAAATTGATGAGCTGCGCATCCGCGACATAATGACAGGTCTATATAATAAGCCTCATTTTGCCGATAGATTAGCCTCAGTAATCGACCGCGCCGTCATGCTCAATGAAAGCAGTGCTCTGCTTTACATTAATGTCGACGGCTTTGGACGAGTGAAGCGTGATATTGGTATTCAACATTCTGATGATGTCGTATGCGCGGTTGCTAACTGCTTAAAGGAATATATGACCGACGATGATGTCGTCGCTCGCATTGGCGAGGACGTATTCGGTTGGTTAACGCCCATATCAAATCCAGAAGCTGCGCAAAAACTGTCGCAGGAACTATGTCACGCCATTGCAGAACGGCTAATCGAAGTCGACAACCGAACAGTCCAAGTCACCACCAGCATCGGTATCACACTGATTAACAGCAATAGCCCTAGTCCTGAAGACGCCCTGCAACAAGCACACGTTGCGGCGGATGCCGTGCGCCAGCAAGCAGGACACGAACACGGCAATGGGGTTAGCTTGTTCATGTTACGTGAAGATGTGACCCCAGCCGGACCTCCACAGTTAGAGCAACAGTTAGCTTCGGCTCTAAAAGCAAACCACCTGCGCTTATTGTTCCAGCCACTGATTAGCTTACGTGGTGAAGACCTTGAGCACTATGAAGCTTTGCTGCGCTTACCGACTAATTCCGGTGAGGATATTTCAGCAGGCGAGTTCCTCAACACACCACACATCAGTGATGAACTAAAACGTAAAATCGACCGTTGGGTCATTATTCACACCACAAAATTACTCTCCGAGCATCATCGCAAAGGGCATAAAACCCGAGTATTTATCAATATATCCGCAGCATCATTGCGTGATGATACTTTGGCTAACTGGATAGTCGTGGCGATGAAAGCCGCAGGTTTGGCTTCTGGATCCGTCATATTCCAATTCAATGAGGATGATGCTGGCCAGCACTTAGCCCAAGCGAAACGCTTCGCTTACGGCGTACGTCGCCACGGCATGCTGACTGCGATTAGTCGCTTTGGTTGCGCTTTAGTACCAATGCAAACTCTTGAGCATATCGACGTTGATTATGTAAAAGTCGATGGTTCCTTCACTCAAGAGTTAGCGCAAAATTCAGGCGCACAAAAACAACTTAAAGCACTGCTAGCGGACATTCACTCTGCCGGAAAGATCAGCATTGTGCCGCTCGTCGAAAGCGCAGCATCAGTTTCATCCATCTGGCAGATGGGTGTGCATTTCATTCAAGGCTACTACGTACAAGGCCCGCAAGCAGGTATGACGTACGACTTCAGTGATGAGGCTTCAACAGCCGAATAG
- the serB gene encoding phosphoserine phosphatase SerB codes for MTELVLIRVTGADKPGLTSSISAILAQYDVTILDIGQAEIHDTLSLGILAAIPSRAESAPVLKDVLFKVHELGLDVSFAPVTPESYDQWVSGQGKARHIITLLARAIEAEAISRITAIVAEHGLNIDQINRLSGRVPLDKRSETTRACVEFSVRGVADQKAMRAQFLEVANDLGVDIAFQEDDVYRRTRRLVCFDMDSTLIETEVIDELAHAAGVGEQVAEITERAMQGELDFTESFQQRVALLKGLSGDVLQGIAERLPVTEGAERLISNLKALGYKTAILSGGFNYFGHYLQQKLGIDYVFANELEMEGNVVTGRVTGRVVDGQRKAELLRELAEREGIRLEQTIAVGDGANDLPMLSIAGLGIAFRAKPLVRENAKHAISTLGLDGILYLLGYHDRDIN; via the coding sequence GTGACGGAATTGGTTCTAATCCGTGTGACTGGGGCCGATAAGCCCGGGTTAACCTCAAGCATCAGTGCCATATTGGCGCAGTATGATGTAACGATTCTCGATATTGGTCAGGCCGAAATCCACGACACCTTGTCGCTCGGTATTTTGGCCGCCATCCCTTCCCGGGCTGAATCAGCACCGGTGTTGAAGGATGTATTGTTTAAGGTGCACGAGCTAGGGTTAGACGTTAGCTTTGCACCAGTAACCCCTGAAAGTTACGATCAATGGGTATCTGGCCAAGGTAAGGCGCGTCATATCATTACCTTGTTAGCCCGAGCTATCGAAGCTGAGGCTATTTCGCGTATTACCGCGATTGTTGCCGAGCACGGTTTAAACATCGATCAAATTAACCGCCTGTCTGGGCGTGTTCCATTAGATAAGCGTTCTGAAACGACTCGGGCATGCGTTGAGTTCTCAGTGCGTGGTGTCGCAGATCAGAAAGCCATGCGCGCGCAATTTCTAGAAGTTGCCAATGACCTTGGTGTTGATATCGCCTTCCAAGAAGACGATGTTTATCGTCGTACCCGCCGCTTGGTGTGTTTCGACATGGACTCAACGTTGATTGAAACAGAAGTAATCGATGAATTAGCACATGCCGCTGGTGTCGGTGAGCAAGTGGCAGAGATTACTGAGCGGGCGATGCAAGGTGAGTTAGATTTCACCGAGAGCTTTCAGCAGCGCGTTGCATTGCTGAAAGGTTTGAGTGGCGACGTTTTGCAAGGTATTGCTGAGCGTTTACCGGTGACCGAAGGTGCTGAGCGTTTGATCAGTAACTTAAAAGCCTTAGGTTATAAAACTGCGATTTTATCGGGCGGATTCAACTATTTTGGCCACTATTTACAGCAAAAATTAGGTATTGATTACGTCTTTGCCAACGAGCTGGAAATGGAAGGTAATGTTGTCACTGGGCGAGTCACTGGACGCGTTGTCGACGGTCAGCGCAAAGCTGAGCTACTGCGCGAGCTGGCCGAACGTGAAGGAATCCGCTTAGAGCAGACGATTGCCGTTGGTGATGGTGCTAATGATTTGCCAATGCTTAGTATTGCCGGTTTGGGTATTGCATTCCGTGCTAAGCCTCTTGTACGTGAAAATGCTAAACATGCAATTTCTACCTTGGGCCTAGACGGGATTTTATACCTGTTGGGTTATCACGACCGCGATATTAATTGA